CCCGTATGAGAGGTACATTGCTATTACGATGGCCGGAATGTCTTGGATACGCGCTGATGTGAAGGAGATGCAAGTCAAAGTCTTCCACGGCACAAACTCCATCACCTACGCGAACGGCGTCTTGCCGACGTTCATCATGCGTCCGGGACGATTCAAACCCGAAGGTAACGCAAACAAGCAGAACCCAATTCAAATCGTCGACACCCGAAACGCTCCGGATGTATCTCTCCAAACCAGCGCCATCAAACGAACCGGACACTACTGAGTTTCTCCATCGGGAAATCTTGTCTCCTGTCGCAGCAGTTGCACGGTTGCCGCGAGAAGAACTAAGCAGAGAGCCGAATAAAATAGAAACGGTGGCACATAAAAGAAACGAAAGGAGAGATAGGCGCCGGCCACGCAGCTCGCGGAGATGATTCCAGTAATGACTCCTACGCGTCGCGGGGCAAGACGGGCAAGATCCGCCAAGAGCCACAAAATAGTTGCCAACGTTAGCAGAAGAATGCCGATTAGGAGACCCCATCCAAAATAGAGACTCCAATAGGTTGAACGTTCTCCCATGAACTCAAAGTCAACAGCCTTCATCGAATCGACGAGTTGTGCTTCTCGGACGAGGTGGGTCGAGGTCCAAGGGTATGCCGATGCATGTCCAGCCATTAATAGAACAACCAGAACTGAACTAAGGCGAATCAATACTGTCGGTGAGACGGGAAAGCCTGGTAGCTGCATGTTCTTTGGTCTGTTTTCGGACATCTAAGATTCCTCTTTTCGTTTGGCGTTCCGATCGAGACTGCGCTTTGAGAGTCCAGATCTGCATTGCGGCCCTTGAGTACTTTGTCGGTCGAGGGATCGTTGATCACATGTTCTGAATCCCGTTGCGCTGCTTCGGCGCGTGCCTTTAGCCTCTTTAGCGCTTCGTCCCAGAATTCACGCAGTAATTCGATACGGTTAAGGTCAGGAGTATGGGTCATAGCGACTCTCCGCGAAACGCTTTCGGTCGAGGCGGCCGGGAACCAGTCCGCCATTCGACCTCGCGCTACTTCATCGCCGTCTTTTGCTGCTGCGGCGATGGCCTGCTTGATGGCGTTGGTGGCCATCAGCCGTTAGCCTTGCACGAATTCGTAGGTGTAGGACAGCAGACCGTCACCGATCTTTCGTGTATTGACCAGGTGTAGCGGCTTTTTGTCGCTGGTCTCGTCGAAGATACGCAGGCCGGTTCCCAGCACGACCGGGAAAACTACCAGCCGCAATTCATCGGCCAGATTCTGTTCTATCAGTGTGCGCACGAGCTGATAGCTGCCGTAGACCAGGATTTCCCCATCCACTTTCCGCTTCAGCTCCGAAATCTCCTTTACCGCATCGCCGTTGAGGACCGTGGTGTTGCTCCACTGAGGATGTTCGAGGGCCGACGACACGACGTACTTTGGGATGCTGTTCATTATGTCCCCCCACTCGCGGCTTACGCGGACACCGAACGAAGGCATCCGGGACGCGAACCACTCAAAGCTCCGCCTGCCCAGCAGTAGCGCCTCGGCACCCAGCGCTTCCTCCGTCTCGTTGGCAACCCAATCTTCGAGGTCCTTGCCCCCCACGAACTGGTGGAACCAGCCGCCCAACTCGAAGCCTTCCTGACCGTCCGGGTCTTGGACCACTCCATCGAGTGTGGCATTTGTGCTGATGACGATCTTTCCCATTTCCGTACTCCTTTAACAATGTTGTCAGCGATCACTGGTGTAGACGCCGCGGCATCGGAAAAGGAGGCGCTCCGCGACCGCCCCTTTCGTGCCTTGGCCGGCGTCCATATAGTCTGGAGCTGCACGCAAGGAATGAGGTGGCGGGAGTGGAGTTGGCCAGGACGGATCTGATGTCTAGGGCGCAGGCCGGCGACGGCGAAGCATTCCGAGCGCTGACCGAGCCACACCGTCGCGAGTTACAGGTGCACTGCTACCGGATGCTCGGATCGTTTCAGGATGCCGAGGACGCTCTCCAGGACACGATGCTCGCCGCGTGGCGAGGTCTCGAACGATTCGACGGGCGCGCCTCACTTCGCACTTGGCTCTACCGCATCGCCACCAACCGGTGCCTCGACACACTGCGCTCTGCTCGCCGACGTCCTGCAAAACAGTGGGACATCCCGGGAGTCGAACCACCGGAACCCACTGGACTCGGCGAGGTCCACTGGCTCGAGCCCTATCCCGACGCCCTTCTGGACGGTGCGATCAGTGTGCCGCTCGGTCCGGAGGCGCGCTACGAGCAAAACGAATCCATTTCCCTGGCCTTTGTGACTGCCCTGCAGATCTTGCCGCCTCGCCAGCTCGCCATCCTCATCCTGCGCGACGTCCTCGGATTCCACGCGAACGAAGTAGCCGACATGCTGGACACGACCGTCGAATCGGTAAAAAGCGCCCTCAAACGCGCGCGTGCAGGAATGCAGCGCCGACTGCCGGCGACTGCTGCGCGAGAGCAGCCGCCTGCTAGCGGCTCACCTGCCGAGGACGCGATCGTGGCGAAGTTCGTCAGCGCCTACGAATCTGCCGACATCGACGCGTTGGTGGCTCTGTTGACCGACGACGTCTTCATGTCGATGCCACCGATACCGTTGGAATACCAGGGCCGAGACAGCGTGGTCCGCTTCTTCGCATTCGTTTTCGGCACGATACAGAGATTCGAACTGGTGCCGACGCGAGCCAACGGTCAGCCGGCATTCGGGGTCTACCGACACACCCCCACCGGCATCCGCGGATCCGGCATCTTCGTCCTCACCCTCGCCGGCGACCGAATCGGCGCCATAACCCGCTTCGAAAACACTGTCCTCCCCTTATTCGGCCTGCCGCAATCCCTCCCGAGTGCACAGTAGACCGTCTTCGAGTCCATTGTGGACTCGAAGGCGATCTATCCGCGCTAAGCCATCCAGGTGTCGATGTGGTGAACTACCGGTATCTGTATCTGATCCTCATCGCTAAAAATTGCCTCGACTACACGCGGCTGCGCCTTCCTCTTATGCTCGATGCGCGCCCTGCGAGTGAACGTCCAGCGTGGATCGGCTGTTGGCGTGGCGCATCAGTTCCTGAACGACCTTTACGTTCTCGACGTTGGCAATCCGAAGCGTGGAATAGGTGCGCCGAAATGTGTGCCATCCAATTAATTTGCGAATTCCGGCCGCATCGCAGCAGGTCGGATGACTTTTGGCAAAACAGCGTCCGGCCAGAACGGCCGTTTCCCCACTATAAGCATTGGCAAGATCCAGTCGTCTGCTTCCCGGAAGCCGGCACTCAATGAGCGCATTGCGTCACGTGGGGGCGCCGATTTTGCTCCGTACCGTCCGCCTCAAACATGCTCACAGGGCTGTACACTTGCGAGTGAGGTTATCCATGAGTGCCACCGATTTAACACTTCAATGTAGCGAGTGCGGGCAGGAATTTGTATTTACCGCAATGGAACAGCAGTACTTTCAGGAGCGTGGGTACTCATCGCCTAAGCGCTGTAAACCTTGCCGCCAAGCGAAGCAAAGCGCAAGCTCGTATGGCCAGCAAGATAGTGGACGCACGGCCGGTTACAACTCCGGCATGAGCACCGGAACAACGGTCGTTTGCGCCAGCTGCGGACAAACCACCACGGTTCCGTTTGAGCCACGCGGGGATCGGCCGGTTTACTGTAAGAACTGCTACAAGCCAAAGCAGGGTGGACGAGAG
This genomic window from Terriglobus albidus contains:
- a CDS encoding dihydrofolate reductase family protein; protein product: MGKIVISTNATLDGVVQDPDGQEGFELGGWFHQFVGGKDLEDWVANETEEALGAEALLLGRRSFEWFASRMPSFGVRVSREWGDIMNSIPKYVVSSALEHPQWSNTTVLNGDAVKEISELKRKVDGEILVYGSYQLVRTLIEQNLADELRLVVFPVVLGTGLRIFDETSDKKPLHLVNTRKIGDGLLSYTYEFVQG
- a CDS encoding LIC_13387 family protein — translated: MSENRPKNMQLPGFPVSPTVLIRLSSVLVVLLMAGHASAYPWTSTHLVREAQLVDSMKAVDFEFMGERSTYWSLYFGWGLLIGILLLTLATILWLLADLARLAPRRVGVITGIISASCVAGAYLSFRFFYVPPFLFYSALCLVLLAATVQLLRQETRFPDGETQ
- a CDS encoding sigma-70 family RNA polymerase sigma factor, coding for MSRAQAGDGEAFRALTEPHRRELQVHCYRMLGSFQDAEDALQDTMLAAWRGLERFDGRASLRTWLYRIATNRCLDTLRSARRRPAKQWDIPGVEPPEPTGLGEVHWLEPYPDALLDGAISVPLGPEARYEQNESISLAFVTALQILPPRQLAILILRDVLGFHANEVADMLDTTVESVKSALKRARAGMQRRLPATAAREQPPASGSPAEDAIVAKFVSAYESADIDALVALLTDDVFMSMPPIPLEYQGRDSVVRFFAFVFGTIQRFELVPTRANGQPAFGVYRHTPTGIRGSGIFVLTLAGDRIGAITRFENTVLPLFGLPQSLPSAQ
- a CDS encoding zinc-ribbon domain containing protein, producing MSATDLTLQCSECGQEFVFTAMEQQYFQERGYSSPKRCKPCRQAKQSASSYGQQDSGRTAGYNSGMSTGTTVVCASCGQTTTVPFEPRGDRPVYCKNCYKPKQGGREQGGRGRGPSGGNRDRDRRRY